The following DNA comes from Candidatus Peregrinibacteria bacterium.
CTATTAAAAATTCTTCCAAATGATATTTTCGAAAATCCCGCCCCAGAATTTCCATTTCTCAAGCTTTCGTCAGAAAATGACCCAAAAACAGGAACACGAATTCGTATGGTGGGTTTTCCGGGAATTGGTGGAAAAACGATCACTGAAACAGAAGGTCAAGTGAGTGGATATGATGATCGCGAAGGTATTCAACAGATGAAAACCGATGCTGTTATTAGCCCAGGAAATTCGGGAGGAACCGTTCTCACAACAGAAAATGAGTTTGTTGGTGTTCCGTCCTATCTCCAGTCGGCATACACCAGTATTGGCTATATTATTCCCGCAACAGAGATTAACTCATGGCTTCAGGAGACTATAAAAAAAGAAACCGAGCGGAATCCACTTGCAGAAAAACTTCTCCAAAAGCAACTTCTTCTCACCTCTGAACTTTTCGAGGAGAATGTCTATTCTATGCCACAATTTCCATACCTTGAAGCAGATGTTCCCTCATCTTGGGATATAGTATTCGCAAATGATACAAATCTCTCACTCTCTTCGCCAGTAGAGGGAAATGCTGTTAGAATTCAGATAAGCGCGAGATACTCCTCTTTCAAACTCGATGAAACATTTCTCGAATTTATACTCGAGAAAATCGAAAAAAATAGCCATTTTCTCGCACAATACAAAAGAGAAAAGGGAGCATTTGGACCATTTACCGGATACGACATCACCTTCGATAATGATTCGAAAAAGAGTCATATTTTCCTCGGTATATCAGAAAACGTTATTCTTACGCTTTCATCACAAATTCCGCATGAAAATGAAGCGCAAAGCGAAAAAGTTATCAATGAATTCCTCAAAAAAATTCGATTCCTTTCGCAAAAAAATGAAACGCCGGAAAAACTCCAATCATTTTCTCGTGAGTACCCTGCTATTTCCATACAAGCATTTGGAGATATGTACATAAACTCTCTTGTAGATAACACCGAAGATGATCTCGTTCTTTCGTGGGAAACGCCAGAATCGTATGATCTTACTTTCTCCCTTTATCACGAACGCATTCCAGAAGACATAAAAGGACTTTCCCGAGAAAAAATGCTAGAAGAAATGATTCGCTATCAAAGGTCAGATCTTTTAAATCAATATGAAAATGTAATGATTGATGGACTCCCAGGATTTGCCTACACGATTTCCGCAGAAGGAGATAAGTATGGAAAAGACCATAAACAAACGGTTGTGTATTTACTTGATGGTGATTATTTCTTTGAGTTTCTCTACGACGACCTCTCGGAAGAATATGAAAAACGACTCGGAAGCTTCCTCAAGACACTCGAAAGCTTTACATATAGTGGCGATCAAACAACAGAAGAAAAAGGCATATACAATATTCCAAACTTCACCACCGTTTACGATGATGTTCGGTATCATTTGTATGAATCGGAAATTACTGCGCTTGCGAGTAAAAACATATTAGCCTTTCCCGAAAGCAATTTTTTTCCGGAGATTGATATGGGAAGAATGAAGGCGCTCGCTGCTATTATTGAAGCGAAAAAATTTGTCGAAGAAGGACAGAATATCACAAAAACCACGGAGGGGCTAAAAAAGACAGGATCAACGTCCGACTTCTTAGATGTTACGGAAGTAGAAGAAGAAAAACTCCTTGCCTTTGCATTGGAGAAAAAAATTATCTCAAAAGCTGATCGATTTTTTCCAAAAAAAGGAGTAACACTTGCAGAAACACTCAAAATGCTCTGCACCCTTTTTGAAATTCCCGTATGGAACCCACCATATTCCGACAATGTCGAATGGTACGTTCCATATATGTATAGAGGAATGCTTCTCGATGTTCTTCCGCCAAACGTAACACACGACACAGTATTAAGTCGCGGAGAGTTCGCCCATGTTCTCTATCGCTTCATTCAGACTGCTGGAGAGCGATACGATTTTTAGGGGTGACGCTTTCTGAAAAAAATGTGACACTCTCTCGGTCTTTTTCTCTCTCACATCATGAGCACACTTCCGAAAAAATCTCCCGATCGACTCTTCCGATTTGCCCTTACCTTTTTCCTTGTGTGGCTTGGGCTCACACTCCTCATCCCAAAAACAGAACAAAAAACGGGAGATGTGGGGGCGGTTTCCATCACTTCGAAAAAAGAAACATATCCAACGGGTCAACTTGTAACGTTTGAAATTAAGAATCCAACGGAAAAAGAAATTGATGTTCGTGTGGATTTGGAAAAACGAGAAGACGGAGAATGGAAATCACTTCCAACACCACAAGAGGATTTTGTGCTTCAAGCAGGAGAGAAAAAACCTGTTTCGTTTTCTCAAGAGAATATAAAGCTCTTTGGAAGCGCTGGAAAATTTCGGGCAAGCCTTGAGGCAACAAATGGTGATTTTCTCGCGGAAAATGAGTTTACCGTGGAAGAGGCTGGATTTTTTCGTTCTCTTCTTCGTGCCATTTTCTACCGCCCTATTTATAACGCCCTCATTATTTTTCTCGATCTCACTGGAAAACATCTCTGGATCTCCATCATCCTCCTTACTCTTCTTATAAAGTTTGCGCTCCTTGTTCCGAGTAAAAAGGGAATTCTTGCGCAACAAAAAATGCAAAAGATTCAGCCAGAAATTGATGAACTCCGGAAAAAGTATGAAAAAGATCCTCAAAAACAAGCACAAGAAATGATGGAACTCTGGAAAAGACATAAGATAAATCCTGGAGCGGCACTTTGGCCAGTACTCCTTCAATTTCCTGTCCTTATCGCCCTCTTTTTTGTTATCCAAAATGGGTTTTTGCCACACGCCGCCTTTCTCATCTACCCGCTCCCCTTCTTAAGTGATTTTACATTCTCTGGAGTGAATTACCAATTCCTCTGGCTCCATCTCAACGAACCAGATCCTTACTACATTCTGCCGGTTATTATTGGTGCACTCCAGTTCTTCCAAATGTTCCTCATGAAGAGTCGGAACAAAAAACAGAAAGTGACACAGGGAAAGAGTGAAGAGCCTTCTCAACAGGAAATGATCATGAATATGATGACATATATTCTTCCTGGAGTGGTCGTGATCTTCTCTATTGGTCTTCCTTCTGCAGTAGGACTCTACTGGGGAATCTCCACCATCTTTGCTTTAGCACAACAAGAAATGCTCAGAAAAACAGGGAATACCGAGAAGAAACACGAGCAAAAGTCAAAAAAGTACCCTTCTGATTCGGAAAAGAGCAAGAGGATTCGGGCATAAAAGCTTCTCAGAGACTTTGCAATCTCTTCTCTAAAAACGAGATTATCCAGAAGTTCTGTAAAAGTTTTCGTATTTCTCTGGGAAATGACAAAAGAAAAAGGAATGTACGAGTGCGGTGCCTGCGGGAATATTTTTCCAAAATGGTCAGGGAAATGTCCTTCTTGTCATTCCTGGAATACCATTGCAGAAAAAACACCAGAAATCGCAAGAAATGGAGGAGGAAAACAAAGAGGAGTCCTTCTCTCTGCGGAAAAATCACATTCCCCAGGCGAAGAACGAAAGCGAATGGGGGTCGGCATACAAGAAACAGACCGTGTCCTCGGCGGAGGACTTTTTCCCGATTCTCTCACTCTTTTGGTGGGGAATCCTGGTATTGGAAAATCGACCCTCGCCCTCCAAATGGCACGAAATATTGCCCTTCAAAATCCACAAAAACCCATCTTTATTATTTCTGGAGAAGAATCGGGGTTTCAGGTGCTTGAGCGTGCAAAACGCCTTGGTACCGTTCCGGAAAATCTCAAGGTATCTACTGGATTTCGGATTGAAGACGTTCTCGAAACCGCAGAACAAGAAAAACCAGCATTTCTTGTCGTCGACTCGGTGCAGACCTTTTCTTCGGGGGAAATTCCAAGTGCTTCAGGTTCTTTGCCACAAATTCGCGCCGTCACCGAAAGCCTTATGTATGTCGCAAAGGCAAAACATATCCCAGTACTTCTTATTGGACAAGTCACGAAAGGTGGCGAAATGGCAGGACCGCAACTTCTCGCGCATCTTGTAGATGCTGTATTGCAATTTGAAGGAGATGATCGACATGAACTCCGGATGCTCCGCGCACTCAAAAATCGTTTTGGAAGCACGAGTGAAGTCGGCATTTTTGAAATGACAGAAGTCGGTCTTCGAGAAGTAATGAATCCTTCAGAGGTTTTTCTCTCGGGCAGACTTCCAGGAGCTATTGGAAGCGTTATTTTTCCAGCAGTAGAAGGACAACGCCCATTTTTGCTCGAAATGCAGGCACTTACTGCTACCACACCATTTGGACTTCCCAAACGTTCTGCAAGTGGATTTTCGCTCGCACGACTTTCCCTTCTTCTTGCCGTTCTCGAGAAACACGCTGGTATTCGCCTCTCCTCACTTGATGTTTTTGCCAATGTAGTTGGCGGACTCAAAACAGAAGAGCCAGGGGCAGATCTTGCGATGTGCCTTGCTATCGCGAGTTCCAAAACAAAAAAGGCAGTTCCAGAAACCTTTCTCGCACTCGGAGAAATAGGACTTTCTGGTGAGGTTCGCGCTATTTCTCAACTCGAAAAACGACTTCGAGAAGGAGAGAAACTCGGCTTTACCGATGCTATTCTCCCCTCTTCGCACAAAATACCAAAAACGTCATTGCAACTTCATACAGTGAGAACCGTTGCAGAGGCAGTGGGAATTTTCTGAAGATAGGCAGTCGCCAGATCAAAACAGGCAATGGAACCAAAAGAACCCCGTATTGCTCTCTCATACGATTTCTGGAGAAAACGAACAAGCTCCTTCCTGTTTTCAGTGATGGTCACAATACTCGCTCCAGTGAAAGTTTTTCCCTCCGAAAGACCCGCAATATGAATTTCAGGAAAACGAGAAAGGAATTCGAGTTTCTCTCTTCTATTTTCCAAATCCCCAAAAATTCCAAGTCCTCCCAAGAGATACACCGTCTCCTCAGAAATATCAGTGATGATATTATCGAGCGGACTCCCCCCTCCCCATCGCAAATTTACATCACCAACAGGTGTTTTTTCTTCATGAAGAAGGGCATCCGCAGAAAAAACACTCGTAACACCGTGGCTCTGAAAGATTTTAAAGAGGGTATTTAGAATTTTTTCCTGATTTTTTTCAACAAGAGATTGAATCTTCGGAGAAACGATACTATGGTGATATGAGAATGCTCCACACCAATCCCCATGATGATCGGTAAGCTGAATTTGCGGTGGAAATGCGACCGGAGATCCTTCTTCTGGCACCATTCCATGAAAGGAAACATCAGTAAAATCGTGAAGTTGAGGACAGAGAATAACTCCATATTTATAATCCTCGTGATCAAGAAGATTTTTAAGGTCTGATGAGCAATACGCTACTCGTTGCCCTTTTCCCGATCCTCCATCAGTTGGTTTTAAGCGAATAGGAAAAGGAATTGTTTTTCCCTGTACTGTAATACTTTCAGGGCTTTCTTTTTCGACAGAAATAGTTTTTGGAAAACAAAAGACACTATTTTCCTGAAGCAATTCTTCTGGAAATTCACCACTATAAAGCCAATCTTTTGTATTGAAAGGAATATTCTTCAGGAGACTTGGATGAAAAGCGCTCCAAGGATCTTCTTTAGAAAGAGGAAACGGTTCATTCACAATAAGCGAGTGTGTTCCCAAAAATCGATTTGCCAAAAGCTCATGAAGTCTTTTGAAGTGAAATCCATCTTCTCCAAAAAATTCATTTTTATCTACAATTCGCTCTGGAAAAACATCGGCATTCCACACCCCTATCCGCTGAGAAAAATCAGATGTCCATTCTCCATAGCGATCTCTTTGTTCTTCAGTAAGGAGAAGAGGGGTAATATTCCCTCTTGGCGCCACCTGAGCAAGAGAACGAGGAGGAAAATTATCTTTTACAAAAAGAGGGCTTTCCTTCATTGCCAAAGGGAATCGTTGAGGATTGAGAAAAGCATAAAGTGCAAAAAATTCCGTGGAAGATTTTCTATTAAAAACAGTATTATAGAGATACTGGAGCGATGGCTGATTTTTTGAATTTTTCATAAAAGAGAGATAAAAAAAGAAGAATTATATCGCCTCCTCGGCAGGAGATTTACGGTTAGATTTTAAAATTTGCAAGAGTTCTCTGATTTTTCTTTGTAAGGTGTTCGGAAAAGCATGTGTTTTCCTGTACCCAACATCTGCAAGGAAGAGGATGCGAAATATTTCCGATCGAAGATGTGAAATGTTTCCGAGGAGTCCCCATCTCTGCGACCCATACAAAGCCAGTGCTTCCGGAGACAATGAAGAGTATTGGTGTTGGTTTCCGTTTATTCTAAGACCTTTTTCAAGTCGAGAAATTTCTTGCTGCATCTCGTCAATTATTTTTAAAATTTCTGTAATCTCTTGTTGCTGATCTAGAGAAAGATACTGAAAAGTTTTCGCATACTCAATTCCCTCTCCAGAGAGATGACGAATGACATACTTACCATTTGATATATCCAAAACTTCTGACATAACTAATTGAGAAAGGGAAAAAATCTCTCATCTTCTGGGAGGCTATTTGTGATCAATGCGTTGTGCTATTTTAGCGTGGCATCATCTTCCTCCCAGATCGGCAGATCATCATTATAGGCATTGTCATAGTGCCGGAGGGAGGAGACGAGATTTTCATTTCGGAGAGCATTTAAATGTTTCCTTCGCTTGTTGTCAAATATTTTTTTCTTTGATTTCCTTTTAAAAATAGGATTTTCGTGTTAGAATGGCGAGAATTTTGAAGGAATGAACACAAATACAAAACAAAAAACTGCCCTCATTATTGGTGCGGGACCCGCAGGGCTCACAGCGGCACTTGAACTCCTCGAAAAAACGGATATCACACCGATCATCCTCGAGATGAGCGATAAAATAGGCGGAATTTCTCGAACAGAAATCTACAAGGGAAACCGAATTGACATTGGCGGACATCGGTTTTTTTCCAAATCGGATACGGTCATGAACTGGTGGCAAAAAATTCTTCCTATAGAACATTCCAGTGTTTCCGAAAACGCCACCAAGCGCATGCTCGTGCGAAAACGTTTGTCGCGAATTTATTTTCTCCGAAAATTTTTCGACTATCCCATTTCCCTTTCTACGAACACTCTCAAAAATTTGGGAGTCATTCGAACCACAAAAATTATTACAAGCTATATTCACACTCGCCTTTTTCCTATTGCGCGAGAAAAGAATCTGGAAGATTTTTTCATTAATCGATTTGGAAAAGAACTCTACAAAACATTTTTTCAAAAATATACCGAAAAGGTTTGGGGCGTTTCGTGCAAAAAAATACAACCAGAATGGGGTGCTCAAAGAATAAAAGGAATTTCTCTCACAAAAATTATCCAACATGCCACCCAAAAATGGCTTCCGAAAAAAGAAATAGAAGACATTCGCCAAAAAACAACAGAAACAAGTCTTATTGGAAGATTCCTCTATCCAAAATTGGGTCCCGGACAAATGTGGGAAGAAACAGCACGCATTGTTCGACAACGAGGAGGAAAAATCCGTATGAAGAAAAAAGTAGTGGAAATAGGGTTGCATCCAGAACGGAAAAAGATTTCCACAATCGTAATAGAAGACACAGAAACAGGTGAACGAGAGGTACTCAAGGGCGATTATCTCCTCTCAACCATGCCCATAAAAGACCTCGTCAATGCATGGAAAGGGAAAGTGCCAAAATCACTTCAAAAGATAGGAGAAGGGCTTGTTTATCGAGATTTTCTCACGGTTGGACTTCTCCTTAAAAAACTAAAGGTGCAAGAGAAAAATGGGGAACGTATTCGAGATAACTGGATCTATATTCAAGAACCAGATGTAAAGGTGGGGCGATTACAAATTTTTAACAACTGGAGTCCATACCTTGTGCAAAATGCCAAAACCACTTGGGTGGGACTTGAGTACTTTTGTGATGAAGGAGATGAAATTTGGACCAGAAATGACGAACGGATGAAGAAGTTTGCCACGGAAGAGATGTTAAGAATTGGGATGATAGAAAATACAAGTGACGTACTTGACGGCGTGATTATTCGTACACCAAAGGCGTATCCGGCGTATTTTGGAAGCTACGACCAACTTCAGAAACTCATTGATTTTCTGAGCGGATATGAAAACCTTTTTCTCATGGGACGAAATGGAATGCATCGCTATAACAACCAAGATCATTCCATGCTCTCTGCTATGGAATGTGTAAAAAACATTGCAGAGGGACGAACAGATAAAGAGAATATTTGGAATATCAATATAGAAAAAGAATATCACGAAGAGAAATTTCAAGAACAAACGCCAGAAAGAGGTGCAGAAAGCCCAGCACTCGCAAAAGAGTTTTCGTAATTATTCGGTAGAGACAGATTACAATCTATCGCTACTTGATTTTATATATCATATACACCTCATCCGAGAAAACCGGTTCCCCTTCTGGAATTTTTTCTTCTTTTTTCGCGAGCACAAAGTTGATGTGATACGTATTTTTGAGTTCTTCCCAGTACGTTACGAGATCACCCTGAACCTGCTTTCGATGTTTCCACTCCAATGCGTATGCCCGTTGAAATGCGCCCTGCCCCCCTTCTACTTGTGTGACAAAAATACTCTTTCCAAAACGATTCCGAAGATTCACTGCTTCTCCTTCTGCCCCTTCTGTGGCAAAAATGAGATCATTATTTGCAACATTTTCACGCACCCATAGTTCCACCTCTGTGGGATTTTGGAGAGGGGAAGTAGTAAAAGCTTGATAAGATTTTTGAAAGAAAAATCCAGAAGTCACAAGAAGAAAAATGCTGATTCCCACAAAGGCAGGAATACTTTTTTTGGGGTATTTCCCCGAACGCCAAAAAAGAAACACCAAAAGGAGGAGAAGAATGGGGAAAATCTGTTGCATCCACAAAGAAAAAAGGCCGAGAGAAACAAGTGGATCGAAGAGGAGATTTTTGAAGAAGCTGGAAAGATTGTGAAATTGAATCTGCACCTCTGCCGAAAAATATATAGTAAGACCGCAAAGAAGAATTGCCATACTGAAAAACAATATCTTCTGATATGACTTATGAAGCAATGTTCCTTGAACCTGAAGGAAGAGAATAACAAAGAAAACAAGGAGCGACAGAGGAACAAGAAAGTGCGTTCCACCAAATGGAATAAAGAAAAACGCAAGTGCGTACAGAATCTTTTCGAGAGATGTTCGCTTACCACCTGTCATCTCCCAAAAACACACAGAGAGCATGGCAATGACAAAGAGAATTCTCAAGAAAACTCCAACACGATAGAGTTGCAACTGACCAAAAAGTGAGAAATGAAGAGCATCAAAAAAGAGGAGCCCAATACCCATAAGGAAAACAAGGGAGAAAAAGAATATTCCAAATATCTCCTTTATTTTTCGAGAAAAACAGGAACTCGTTTCACAAATGCACAAAAAAAGAAAAAGAGGAAGATAGATAGTCAGAAGAACGCTCGGAGAAGAAAGGTGATCCCAAGAGAAAATCCACTCTACTCGTTCGCGCAAAAACGTGGTCCATTCGGCATCAACTCTCGTAAAAAAATCCATACCACTTGCACTCCCACTTCCCAAAAAAAGAAAAATGGTTCCGATGGAAAAGACAGGGAAAAGAAAATACCACAAAGATCGAGTATTCTTTTTCTGCCAAACATCAAAAAACAAAGTATAGACTGAGAAAAAGAACAGCACCGGAAGCGCACTAATAAAGTGAATAAGCACTCCGGCAGTAAGGACTATCCACGATAATAACTTTCGCTGAAGAAGAAAAAGGGCAAGCGCTCCAGTCGCAAGAGATAGGGCAAGAGATCGAGCATGAAGCTCGGTTCCAAAACTAAACGTCCAAATGGTGGCAGGAAGTGCGTTACAAACCGATCCTTCGTGACCAACGAGAAAAAAGATAGGAACGAGCAAAGAAAAAAGACGATTTTTTGAAAACGAAAACGCAATTCCAATAATCGCCAAAAAAAAGAGGAATTGAGAAAAAGTGGTCCACCAAAAAAGGGAGATGTATATATTTTCTGGATTACCAAGAAATGTAATCCCGACAAGTTCATCAAAAAAAGAGGCACTTGTTTGGGTATTTTCCATGAGAAAGTCCCGAGAATATGATTCGGGAACAGTCTTCTGAAAAAGTGGAGGAATGTAGAAATTCTGATCTCCGTGCTCAACCCTATATCCCGGAAAAAAGAAAAAAGAAACCACAACGAGGAGTGCGGAAAAAAGACAAGCAATGAGAAGGAAAACCATTTTTTTCTTGAGCTTCTCTTTTGCGGATATTTTCGATTGTTGTTGTTCCATTTTTTCAAAATCATCTCTTGAAAAAGAGTATACCGAAAAACCCAATCTTTTGCGACAACCTTTCAAAAACTACACCGCTCCTATTTCTTGCACAAGAAAGAATCGCTACAATGCAAAACATGAAATATGGTCATTCTTTTTCCAGCAGTTTTTGGCACCAGTTTTTCCGATACTGCCTTTCGGGAGGCATCGCTGCTGGAATAGATACCACCCTTGTTGTTTTCTTGACGGAATATTTTGGAGTGCCGTATCTACTCTCAACAACAATAGGATTTTTTGCAGGGCTTTCAACAATCTATCTTTTGAGCATGCGATGGGTTTTTCCTGCGACCCACAAAAAAAGTAAAAAAGAGCATACATTCTTTTTTTTCGGATTTGGCATTATCGGAATTTTCGGGCTTCTCCTGAGTCTTCTTTTCATGTGGATTTTTTACGAGAAACTCTCCTTCTCTCTTCTCATGGCAAAACTTATCACCACTTTTCTCGTGCTCTGGTGGAATTTTTTGGCGAGAAGAACAATACTTTCCTAATTTTCTCCTTTTGATATGCAACGTGTTTCCGTTATTGGCTTGGGGTATGTAGGACTTCCACTTCTTTGTATTCTGTCGGAAAAAGAAGAATTAAGCGCACATGGATTTGATATCAATTCCCAAAAAATAGCAATGATTCAAAAAAGGGAGAGTCCTTTTTCAGATGCTTTTATTTCTGAATTTTTCCAAAAAAATGGACTCTCCATTTCCGAAAAAGAAGAAATTTTAAAAGAAAGTGATGTTTTTGTGATTTGTGTTCCCACTCCAGTGCAAAAAGATTTCTCTCCAGATTACGAGCCACTCCTCATGGCTTCGGAAACCGTGGCAAAATATCTTCGCAAAGGAAATCTTGTTCTCGTGGAATCAACCATTAATCCCGGAGTATGCGAAGAAATGATCGTTCCACTCTTGGAACAAAAAACAAAACTCCTCGCAGGAAAAGATTTTGATCTTGCCCATTGCCCAGAGCGCGTCAATCCCGGAGACACCAAATGGACGCTTCGAAATATTCCGCGAAATGTCGGAGGAATTACGGAGAATTCGTGTCAACGCGCGGCAATTTTTTATCGGTCTTTTTTGGAAGGGGAAATCCATGAACAGAAAACGATTCGAGAAGCAGAAGCTACTAAAGTGGTGGAGAATACGTTTCGAGACATTAATATTGCGTATGTGAACGAACTCGCCAAATCGTTTGATCGCATAGGGATTGATCTTGTTTCAGTGCTTCGCGGAGCAGCAAATAAGCCCTTTGGTTTTCTAGCACACTTTCCGGGATGTGGCGTTGGCGGACACTGTATTCCTGTTGATCCGTACTATCTTATTCGCGAAGCGGAAAAAAGTGGGCTTGAGCACTCTTTTTTGCGAAGAGCGAGAGAAATTAATAACAGCATGCCAGAGTACACGGTTTCTCTTTTAGTGGATGCCCTTAATGATTGCCACAAATCAATTCGAGGAACGCGCATTGGGATTCTGGGCATTTCCTATAAAGCTGAGGTGGGAGATATTCGGAATAGTCCGGCAATGCACATTCGGGATATTTTGGAAGAAAAAGGGGCAGAAGTTCAGATGTACGATTCATTTCTCTCGGAAGTATCCGACAAAAAAAATACTGCTGAAATTTTGGAATATGCTGAGGCAATTCTTATCGCCACCAACCACAAAGAATTTCGTGCCCTTTCCCCTGAAGATTTTCTTCGCTACGATATAGGGGTCGTTATTGATGGAAAAAACATCTTCCCTGATCCGAAGTGTTTCTGGGAAAATGGCATTTCTTACCGTGGCATTGGACGCGGAAACCCCTCTTCTCCCGCATGACACACCTCCTCATTGCCCTCCCCGCACTGAACGAAGAAAAACGCATTAGCTCTGTTTTAAAATGCCTGCCCAAAAAAATCCTTGGCATTGAAGAGGTGCAAATATTGGTTATTGATGACGGAAGCCACGACAACACCGCAAATATTGCGCGAGAATTCGGGGTGGAGGTAGTGCAACACAAAACAAATCAAGGTGTTGGTACCGCCTTTCAAACCGCTGTCAAAGAAGCGCTCGAGCGAAAGGCAGATATTTTAATGACATTTGATGCCGATGGACAATTTAGTGTTAATGAAATTCCGACTTTGCTACAACCAATTCTTCAAAAAGAAGCAGATTTTGTAACGGGAAATCGATTCCCAAAAGGAGCTACTCGTCCAAAAAATATGTCTCGAGTAAAACATTGGGGAAACAAGAGGATGAGCAAACTCATTTCACGACTCTGTGGAGAAGATATTCAGGATGCAGCATGTGGCTTTCGAGCCTACTCTCGAGAAACCCTTTTAAACCTTAATCTCATGGGGAGTTTTACTTATACTCAAGAAACCATTCTCGATTTGTGTCATAAAAAATTTCGACTCGCACAAGTTCCTATTGCGGTTCAGTATTTTTCAGATCGATCTTCACGGGTTGCTGAGAGTATTTTGCGATATACACAGCAGTCGCTTCTCATTATT
Coding sequences within:
- a CDS encoding glycosyltransferase family 2 protein; the encoded protein is MTHLLIALPALNEEKRISSVLKCLPKKILGIEEVQILVIDDGSHDNTANIAREFGVEVVQHKTNQGVGTAFQTAVKEALERKADILMTFDADGQFSVNEIPTLLQPILQKEADFVTGNRFPKGATRPKNMSRVKHWGNKRMSKLISRLCGEDIQDAACGFRAYSRETLLNLNLMGSFTYTQETILDLCHKKFRLAQVPIAVQYFSDRSSRVAESILRYTQQSLLIIFRAYRDYHPLRFFGYFALLQMGIGFFLGTILFLHYIIAGSFTPYKFLGFAGLAFFLFGVILFVVAIFADMLDRIRKNQERIIALLKKQEYGE